The Salvia splendens isolate huo1 chromosome 21, SspV2, whole genome shotgun sequence genome includes a window with the following:
- the LOC121784180 gene encoding uncharacterized protein LOC121784180, which produces MKIIKASADTITNFESLDLLRSRGDRMYASRAIATVSQSEFKVFDYLEGTVACNQTREIIDNFVARGALLKLNRLSIFDSNVRITCRFKYQMLIEECESRMEDKAEELVETITRILPHHPSQVDEANVEAAKGEEEVSEPEQAAEGDGEGQEEEVETEP; this is translated from the exons ATGAAAAT AATTAAGGCTAGTGCCGACACTATCACTAATTTTGAATCGCTTGATCTCTTGAGATCCAGAGGGGATAGAATGTATGCCTCACGAGCTATTGCAACCGTATCTCAATCTGAGTTCAAG GTTTTTGATTATTTAGAGGGGACTGTTGCTTGCAATCAAACAAGGGAAATTATCGATAACTTTGTTGCGA GGGGGGCGCTCTTGAAACTGAATCGGCTTAGCATATTTGATTCAAATGTTAGGATAACTTGTAGATTCAAATACCAAATG CTCATTGAGGAATGCGAGTCACGCATGGAAGATAAGGCTGAAGAGCTTGTAGAGACCATCACTAGAATATTGCCACATCATCCGTCTCAGGTGGATGAAGCAAACGTGGAAGCTGCtaagggagaagaagaagtgAGCGAGCCTGAACAGGCTGCGGAAGGGGATggggaagggcaagaagaagaagtagaGACTGAGCCTTAA